CCTTGTGTTCTCCGGAACCGGCGCTCAAGGCAGTTTCCTGGTTGACGAGCCGAGGATCCCGGGGCGTGGCGTGATACGACCGCCTCAGGTTCTCCCGGCCACGCACCCATGCTCATGGACAGCGCCTCCGCACGAGTTCCACAGGCTCAGCACCTGGTTCCTGATGAGCGATGTGGTCTGGGGACTGACCCGCCACAGGCCGATGTAGCGGTGAGCCTCCTCCACCTCGTATCCGCCCAGCGGGAATGACTCGGGCGTGGGGATATACCCGATGTAGCCGTGGCAGTAGCCGGCCACGCAGACCGGTTCGGCCTTCAGGCAGGCGGCCAGGTCGCGGCCGGTCTCGTAGAACATCTCCCCCGGCAAAGCCACGATGGCCCCGTCACCCAACCGCAGAATCGAGATACGAACCGGGAGAGGCGGGAGTTGCCCATTCGAGGAGAGGGCCGCCTCCAGGTCGGCGAGCCATTCTTGCCAAGCCCTCCGCACTCTCTCGACGATGATGGGGTTGTCCCGCTCGCTGTCCCGGACAGTCTTGTCAGCCCGACCGAGCTCGGCCTTGATCAGCTGCAGGGGCGGCACCCTGTCGTAGGGCAAGCTGAACGAGTGCGACTGCACCGCCAGCATGTCGCGGTGGGATCGTCGGGAAGCTTGAAGGCCCCGGAGGACGGCCTCGGCGAGCGTGTATCCAGTTGCACGCGCGGCCTTGGGGCCCCCGAAAGCCAGTTCCGGTGAGAGATCGCCACAGCAGCCGTTCAGGTAGATGCAGGCGTGCCCCTGGGCCGTCAGGGCCTCGGCCGCGTACCCCCAGAAATCGGCGCTGATGAGGGTGCTGTCGCCGCCCAGACAGTAAGGATGGCACGCATGGTGGAAGAGGAGAATGGAGCGGTTGACGCCACGAAGGCTCAACACGCGAACGGTGGTCTCCGTGGGTCCGGTCGGGTTCCGTCCCAGGATGACGCTGAGGCCTTCGGGCCCCACGGTCTTCTGACGCCGGTTGTGCGCGAGCTTGACCGATGCACTGCCCCAGGATGCCTGAACGGGCTGTAGATCCGCGAGAGCTCCCTGGGTCGCAATGACGGCTGCCCGCTCGAGTCGGGCGAGATAGGGAGCGTCCTCGTCGCCGATCCCGCGCAGCCGGGCAGTCATAGGCCCGGAATGGGTATGGGTTGAGGCCAGGACGACCTGATCCGATGGAATATCCAGGAGGCAGCCGAGCTTCGCCACCAGCCGGTCGGCAAGAGCGGGCGAGAGGCCCAGTAGATCGAAACTGACGAGGGCTGCTCGGATCGGCTCGTCATCGAAGACCAGGGCTCGCGCGCTCAGTGGAGTGTCGATACCCGTGCTGGCGGAGGTGCGGGCGATGAAGCCGTTGAGAACCGCGCCTGCGGGGGGTGTGATATCGATCGAGGCAAAACCTGCGAGCATGCACCGTTCTCCCCACTGACTTTTCGATGCGTCGCGCGGCTGTGGCTACAGACCGCCGCGGATCTGCGTGTGGGTGGTCAGATCTTCCCCTTGTTTTTTCGCGTCTGGTTGATCTGTGTCCGGCTGCGGTGCCGGTAATCGCGCAGGGTCTCGATCTCGCATTGCCGG
This genomic stretch from Phycisphaerae bacterium harbors:
- a CDS encoding neutral/alkaline non-lysosomal ceramidase N-terminal domain-containing protein; its protein translation is MLAGFASIDITPPAGAVLNGFIARTSASTGIDTPLSARALVFDDEPIRAALVSFDLLGLSPALADRLVAKLGCLLDIPSDQVVLASTHTHSGPMTARLRGIGDEDAPYLARLERAAVIATQGALADLQPVQASWGSASVKLAHNRRQKTVGPEGLSVILGRNPTGPTETTVRVLSLRGVNRSILLFHHACHPYCLGGDSTLISADFWGYAAEALTAQGHACIYLNGCCGDLSPELAFGGPKAARATGYTLAEAVLRGLQASRRSHRDMLAVQSHSFSLPYDRVPPLQLIKAELGRADKTVRDSERDNPIIVERVRRAWQEWLADLEAALSSNGQLPPLPVRISILRLGDGAIVALPGEMFYETGRDLAACLKAEPVCVAGYCHGYIGYIPTPESFPLGGYEVEEAHRYIGLWRVSPQTTSLIRNQVLSLWNSCGGAVHEHGCVAGRT